In the Carassius gibelio isolate Cgi1373 ecotype wild population from Czech Republic chromosome B24, carGib1.2-hapl.c, whole genome shotgun sequence genome, one interval contains:
- the c8g gene encoding complement component C8 gamma chain: MIRFWLRLFFVLAWLGFWEHAVARKTRFRPTPPKPKKSEAEKVIEKLAPAQNINIDQMSGKWYLLTVASRCQNLLESGFKVESTTATWTVTGEKVSVSTVRKLNFECWEIKQNYMRTKTPGQLFLKGKRPAENVDIMVLETDYSSYATVVFKRAGKITMKLYGRSSEVPDKIVDKFEDRAKTFNLGLDVIFQYPDYGFCETTEKVLDLT, encoded by the exons ATGATTCGCTTCTGGCTGCGATTGTTCTTTGTGCTCGCGTGGCTCGGTTTCTGGGAGCATGCCGTGGCACGAAAAACACGCTTTAGACCAACACCACCGAAGCCAAAGAAATCCGAGGCAGAGAAGGTTATTGAAAAACTAGCTCCAGCTCAGAACATCAACATTGATCAG ATGAGTGGGAAGTGGTACCTTCTTACTGTGGCATCACGGTGTCAGAATCTTCTGGAGAGTGGCTTCAAGGTGGAGAGCACGACTGCCACTTGGACTGTCACTGGTGAAAAGGTGTCAGTGAGCACTGTGAGGAAACT CAATTTCGAATGTTGGGAAATCAAGCAGAACTACATGAGAACAAAGACCCCTGGCCAACTGTTTCTCAAAG GTAAGAGACCTGCTGAGAATGTGGACATAATGGTGCTTGAGACAGACTACAGCTCCTATGCTACGGTGGTTTTTAAAAGAGCAGGGAAAATAACTATGAAACTGTATG GACGTTCCAGTGAAGTGCCTGATAAAATAGTGGATAAATTTGAGGATCGTGCAAAGACATTTAATTTGGGATTGGACGTCATTTTCCAGTATCCTGACTATG GGTTCTGCGAGACCACTGAAAAGGTCCTGG ATCTAACCTAA
- the msrb2 gene encoding methionine-R-sulfoxide reductase B2, mitochondrial produces MSRKMSRFLVRFSSIVSNGATVKSILPQKRIFVGIRLVSTSTGLQSLTRYDQSTDWQRKLTPEQYVVTREKGTEVPFSGIYLNHNEVGMYHCVCCDSPLFSSEAKYDSGTGWPSFCEAHGTWEKDESHANIVRRPDNSLGCTGTEVICKHCDAHLGHVFDDGPDPTGQRFCINSVALNFKPREK; encoded by the exons ATGTCAAGAAAAATGTCGCGTTTTCTAGTTCGCTTCTCCTCTATCGTTTCCAACGGAGCGACTGTCAAATCAATTTTACCTCAGAAGAGGATATTCGTAGGGATTCGGCTGGTGTCTACATCAACAG GTTTGCAGTCATTGACACGTTATGACCAGTCCACAGATTGGCAGAGGAAACTGACTCCAGAACAGTATGTTGTTACGAGAGAAAAAGGCACAGAGGTG ccaTTCAGCGGTATCTACCTGAATCACAATGAGGTGGGCATGTACCACTGTGTTTGCTGTGACTCCCCTCTTTTTAG CTCAGAAGCGAAATATGATTCAGGAACTGGTTGGCCGTCCTTCTGTGAGGCTCACGGGACATGGGAGAAAGACGAGAGTCACGCCAACATTGTCCGTCGCCCTGACAACTCACTTGGTTGCACAGGAACAGAGGTTATCTGCAAACAT tgtgATGCCCATCTTGGACACGTCTTTGATGATGGTCCAGATCCGACTGGCCAGCGATTCTGCATCAACAGCGTTGCTCTTAACTTTAAGCCCAGAGAGAAATAA
- the armc3 gene encoding armadillo repeat-containing protein 3, producing MGKKVKKESEPFSKDVFDPLPIESRTAATAVLMLRSPEEDVLAKACEAIHKFAEKGDENKTSLMCLGAVEPLSRLISHEDRTVRRNAVMALGVMASNNEVKKCLKKLDVIPAVISKLSPEENVVVQEFATLCLTSLSVDFCYKVQIFEHKGLEPLIQLLSSPDPDVKKNSVECIFNLVQDFQNRAAVQHLNGLPPLLELLRSEFPAIQQLALRTIENITTDSETRVAFRNIQGFDRILEILGTKEFSDLHEGALRVISNCLEDNESMQLIQTMGGLEQLLQFVGTSTLPEAQANAVKAVARMAQSGENRKILHERNVEKTLTDLLMQENESVRTAACQAVATVSKNLSSRETFRSLDAIKPIVQLLNSEGSELRMAAAEALSSLTSDNNLNAYAIHEAEGDKLLVRQLRDSCMGAAVYAASVLTNMASQEELRRSILAHEAMPALVELLQSTDNNILISATQAVASLACDAEARMELRTVGGLSPLVQLLKSINAEIRRNASWAISVCANDEITALELCKAGALEILQEIRLSPNRNNKFSELALQKLLNSNLSLKYSLTGHLSASDITTDGFYDPGQIRMGHQVPTLEEISKQVVNKRRATIAVNGKPLDQFITKEPDDCKQDSPTETTASSVLSSKRSSKTPSKMKGKGNKEDEKRKDEDEYKPQPEMVVDEAWSLPYDAAFHNLVKEAVESISPLQDVAKMYTALAMLVCDAMGGKVEPDKLHDFLWELHISELKVEACSNIVLIGKIKKGTFFHRALLYKVLADRIGLSCSLIRGEYNRAWNEIFITSPKKTYGYSQPECYIIDLMHQPGNLMKSNSPAALAYQTI from the exons TATCTCACGAGGACAGGACTGTGCGCAGGAATGCTGTCATGGCTCTGGGCGTCATGGCTTCTAACA ATGAAGTCAAAAAGTGTTTGAAGAAGCTGGATGTTATACCTGCAGTCATCAGCAAACTATCACCTGAGG AGAATGTTGTGGTCCAGGAGTTTGCCACTTTGTGTTTGACATCATTGTCAGTGGACTTTTGCTACAAGGTCCAGATTTTCGAGCACAAAGGGCTTGAACCTCTTATTCAGCTCTTGTCCAGCCCAGACCCTGATGTGAAGAAAAATTCAGTGGAGTGCATCTTTAATCTTGTACAA GATTTTCAGAATCGAGCAGCCGTGCAGCATCTAAATGGACTCCCCCCACTTCTGGAACTGCTACGCTCAGAGTTCCCAGCTATTCAGCAGCTTGCACTGCGCACCATAGAGAACATCACCACTGACAGTGAAACCCGCGTGGCCTTTAGGAATATACAGGGCTTTGACAGAATCCTGGAGATCCTCGGGACCAAA GAGTTTAGTGACCTGCACGAGGGGGCTCTCAGGGTTATCTCGAACTGTCTGGAAGACAACGAGTCCATGCAGCTGATTCAGACAATGGGTGGTCTGGAACAGCTACTGCAGTTTGTTGGCACATCCACACTGCCTGAAGCGCAGGCTAATGCAGTTAAAGCCGTAGCCAGGATGGCACAGAGCG GCGAAAAcagaaaaattcttcatgaaCGGAATGTAGAAAAGACCCTCACTGACCTTCTCATGCAGGAGAATGAGAGTGTACGCACTGCTGCATGCCAGGCTGTGGCAACAGTGAGCAAAAACCTTTCCAGCAGAGAAACGTTCAGAAGTCTGG ATGCGATTAAGCCCATCGTGCAGCTGCTGAACAGTGAAGGAAGTGAGTTGAGAATGGCTGCAGCAGAGGCCCTGTCCAGCTTGACCAGTGACAATAACCTCAATGCTTA TGCTATACATGAGGCAGAGGGTGACAAGCTCTTGGTGCGACAGCTGCGAGACAGCTGCATGGGAGCAGCTGTGTATGCAGCATCAGTCTTGACAAACATGGCATCGCAGGAGGAACTGCGCAGAAGTATTCTGGCCCATGAAGCTATGCCAGCACTGGTGGAGCTGCTACAGTCCACTGACAATAACATACTCATCAGTGCGACGCAGGCTGTAGCTTCACTGGCCTGTGATGCAGAGGCGAGGATGGAG CTGAGAACTGTTGGAGGCCTGTCACCTTTGGTTCAACTGCTCAAGTCTATCAATGCTGAAATTCGGAGAAATGCTTCCTGGGCAATTAGTGTGTGTGCAAACGATGAAATAACAGCCCTAGAATTGTGTAAAGCGGG AGCTCTGGAGATACTCCAGGAAATCCGCCTGTCACCAAACCGTAACAACAAATTTAGTGAGCTGGCACTACAGAAGCTTCTGAACAGTAATCTATCATTGAAGTATAGTCTGACAGGACACCTGTCAGCCAGCGATATAACTACAGATGGCTTCTACGACCCTGGACAG ataaGAATGGGTCATCAGGTTCCTACCTTGGAGGAAATATCAAAACAAGTTGTCAACAAACGCAGAGCCACTATAGCAGTGAATGGGAAACCCCTGGATCA ATTTATTACCAAGGAACCAGATGATTGTAAGCAAGATAGTCCAACTGAAACGACTGCCTCGTCTGTTTTGAGCAGCAAAAGGAGCAGCAAAACACCaag TAAAATGAAGGGAAAGGGTAACAAAGAGGATGAGAAAAGGAAGGATGAGGATGAGTATAAGCCACAGCCAGAGATGGTGGTGGATGAAGCGTGGAGCTTGCCGTATGACGCTGCATTTCATAATCTTGTCAAAGAAGCAGTCGAATCCATCTCGCCACTTCAGGATGTGGCCAAAATGTACACAGCTTTGGCAAT gttaGTGTGTGATGCAATGGGCGGCAAGGTTGAGCCAGACAAGCTACATGACTTTCTGTGGGAACTGCATATAAGCGAGCTGAAAGTTGAAGCCTGTTCCAACATCGTTCTcattggaaaaataaaaaaaggcacttTCTTTCACAGAGCGTTGCTTTACAAG GTTCTTGCAGACCGAATTGGGCTGAGCTGCAGTCTCATAAGAGGAGAATACAACCGCGCCTGGAACGAAATCTTCATTACCAGTCCAAAGAAAACTTATGGTTACTCTCAGCCTGAATGTTATATCATAGATCTCATGCATCAACCTGGAAACCTCATGAAAAGCAACTCACCAGCAGCTCTAGCATATCAGACCATTTAA